A part of bacterium genomic DNA contains:
- a CDS encoding acetate--CoA ligase family protein: MKADFRYLFSPSSVAVVGATEDQGKLGFHVMKSLLSGGFSGRVIPVNPARQSVLGLKAYPSLKEVPGMVDLVVLVVPASKVLEQVGICANRGVRGIVLITAGFKEIDDPWGAQLEKQVGEAAKGASIPIIGPNTFGLVSLHEGLNASFTPEFSRVKPGGIALISQSGGMSHLLAFLALRYGARFSKVVGLGNRCNVDFQDLLEYLIMDPLTRCVALYIEGLERARELSQEAQRLKGQKPLVAYKCGRSELGNKASRSHTGSLAGSYDIYRGAFRQSGILWVESSESLLDAARVLEVCPPVKGNRVAILSGQAGPAMAALDVCLSNGLEVRPFDNQTMQKIERLLPPLALRVNPVDMGPAWYDKEAIREIVKAIMESQAVDAILLLIMFASANRGAVAGLRDLLMEFGQKKPVISCIAAPPNIWDEQVQELEEQKALVNYPTPERAATALANLWRWSKMIKNTGSES; the protein is encoded by the coding sequence GGCTGATTTCAGGTATCTTTTTTCTCCATCCTCGGTGGCTGTGGTGGGAGCCACCGAAGACCAGGGAAAGCTAGGATTTCATGTCATGAAAAGCCTTCTGAGCGGTGGGTTTTCAGGCAGGGTTATTCCTGTGAATCCTGCCAGGCAAAGTGTGCTGGGCTTGAAGGCCTATCCTTCCCTAAAGGAAGTCCCTGGTATGGTGGATCTGGTGGTGCTGGTGGTGCCTGCCAGCAAGGTCCTGGAACAGGTTGGGATCTGTGCAAACCGAGGGGTCAGAGGGATCGTTCTCATAACAGCTGGCTTCAAAGAAATAGATGATCCATGGGGAGCCCAACTGGAAAAGCAGGTGGGGGAGGCAGCTAAGGGGGCATCGATCCCTATCATCGGTCCCAACACCTTCGGCCTGGTGAGTCTCCACGAGGGACTCAATGCTTCTTTTACGCCGGAATTCTCTAGGGTGAAGCCTGGGGGGATCGCCCTCATAAGCCAAAGCGGAGGCATGTCCCACCTGCTGGCTTTCCTGGCACTTAGATATGGGGCAAGATTCAGCAAGGTCGTAGGTCTTGGGAATCGATGCAACGTGGACTTCCAGGACTTGCTAGAATACCTGATCATGGATCCTTTAACCAGATGCGTGGCTCTTTACATAGAGGGGCTGGAGAGGGCAAGAGAGCTTAGTCAGGAGGCCCAGAGGCTCAAGGGTCAAAAACCACTGGTGGCTTACAAGTGCGGAAGATCAGAGTTGGGAAATAAAGCCAGCCGCTCCCACACCGGGAGCCTGGCGGGCAGCTATGACATTTACCGGGGTGCATTCAGACAAAGCGGTATTCTTTGGGTGGAGTCTTCGGAGAGCCTTCTGGATGCAGCCAGGGTGCTGGAGGTCTGCCCGCCCGTAAAAGGCAATAGAGTCGCCATACTCTCTGGCCAGGCAGGGCCAGCTATGGCAGCCCTGGATGTGTGCCTGAGCAATGGTTTGGAAGTAAGGCCTTTTGACAACCAGACCATGCAAAAGATTGAAAGGCTTCTACCCCCCCTGGCCCTGCGGGTCAATCCCGTGGACATGGGTCCGGCCTGGTACGATAAGGAGGCCATCAGGGAAATAGTCAAGGCCATCATGGAAAGCCAGGCTGTTGATGCCATCTTGCTGCTGATAATGTTCGCCTCGGCCAATAGGGGTGCAGTGGCAGGGCTGAGGGATCTCTTAATGGAGTTTGGCCAAAAGAAACCAGTTATAAGCTGTATAGCGGCCCCTCCCAACATATGGGATGAGCAGGTGCAGGAACTGGAAGAGCAAAAAGCGCTCGTGAACTATCCTACCCCGGAAAGGGCTGCCACTGCCCTTGCAAATCTGTGGCGATGGTCAAAGATGATAAAAAACACAGGGTCCGAATCGTGA
- a CDS encoding M20 family metallopeptidase, with amino-acid sequence MDKKAAISRAWDYVDSGEFFGDLARRVAIPTESQNPDREPQIRNYLSQEMGPYLESMGFQWEIMENKAVARLPFLVAQRMEDSSLPTVLTYGHGDTVMGMEGRWTHNRSPWQLVLDGQKLYGRGTADNKGQHTINLAAMRCVLKERGFMGFNVKVLLETAEEIGSPGLHQFCEEHRNLLEAHVLIASDGPRLRPARATVYGGSRGVFNFDLEVNLRKGAHHSGNWGGLLANPGIILAHAIASMVTSRGKILIPELMPEEIPEWVRESLAALDVEEEEGLSIDNGWGEPGLSLAEKVFGWSSLEVLAFQTGDPSAPAHAIPPRAWARCHLRFVAGQDPSSFLPAIRRHLDQHGFEQVEVKWVRESWTNATRMNPREPWVMRVMSSLHESSGQRPDFLPNLGGTLPNDAFRDILSLPTVWIPHSYKGCCQHAPDEHMLLPLARDAMGLMAGLFWDLGESS; translated from the coding sequence ATGGATAAAAAAGCGGCCATCTCCAGAGCCTGGGATTATGTTGACAGCGGTGAGTTCTTTGGGGACCTAGCGCGAAGGGTGGCGATCCCCACTGAAAGCCAAAATCCGGACAGGGAACCCCAAATAAGAAACTATCTGTCCCAAGAAATGGGACCATATCTGGAATCCATGGGTTTCCAATGGGAAATCATGGAAAACAAGGCTGTGGCCCGTCTGCCTTTTCTGGTGGCTCAAAGGATGGAGGATTCTTCGCTACCCACGGTGCTCACGTACGGCCACGGAGACACGGTCATGGGAATGGAAGGCAGGTGGACTCATAACAGGTCTCCATGGCAACTTGTGCTGGATGGTCAAAAACTATACGGACGTGGCACTGCAGACAACAAGGGGCAGCACACCATAAACCTCGCTGCCATGCGCTGTGTTTTGAAGGAAAGGGGCTTCATGGGTTTCAACGTGAAAGTGCTCTTAGAGACCGCGGAAGAAATAGGCTCGCCGGGACTGCATCAATTCTGTGAGGAGCATCGCAATCTGCTTGAGGCCCATGTGCTCATAGCCAGCGACGGGCCCAGGTTGAGGCCTGCTAGAGCCACGGTTTACGGCGGAAGCCGTGGAGTTTTCAACTTCGACCTGGAGGTGAATCTTAGAAAGGGGGCACACCATTCGGGTAACTGGGGTGGGCTGCTGGCAAATCCGGGGATCATCCTTGCCCATGCCATAGCCTCCATGGTGACATCCAGGGGAAAGATACTGATCCCGGAATTGATGCCAGAAGAGATTCCCGAGTGGGTGCGGGAGAGCCTGGCAGCTCTGGATGTGGAGGAAGAAGAGGGTTTATCCATTGATAATGGCTGGGGTGAGCCCGGATTGAGTTTGGCTGAAAAGGTCTTTGGCTGGAGCAGTCTGGAAGTGCTGGCTTTTCAGACAGGGGATCCCTCTGCTCCTGCCCACGCCATCCCACCCAGGGCCTGGGCCAGATGCCACCTGCGTTTCGTGGCAGGACAAGATCCCAGCTCTTTTCTCCCGGCCATCCGTAGACACTTGGACCAGCACGGTTTTGAGCAGGTGGAGGTGAAGTGGGTCCGGGAAAGCTGGACCAACGCAACCCGAATGAACCCAAGAGAGCCTTGGGTCATGCGGGTCATGAGCTCCTTGCATGAGAGTTCAGGGCAGAGACCTGATTTCTTGCCCAACCTAGGCGGCACATTGCCCAACGATGCATTTAGAGACATTTTGTCTCTCCCCACTGTATGGATTCCCCACTCTTATAAGGGCTGCTGTCAACACGCCCCAGATGAGCACATGCTTTTGCCCCTGGCCAGGGATGCCATGGGACTCATGGCAGGTCTTTTTTGGGATCTGGGGGAGAGCTCTTAA
- a CDS encoding ABC transporter ATP-binding protein: MPVESNQIELQPSMPILAAKEVYRTFAVRVSPFRRKLLLRAVQGVSLKIMPGEVLGLVGESGCGKTTLVQMLLGLLPPSKGQILVLGKPMASLSRRSVSRVVQPIFQDPYSSLNPRHTLGSIISLPLRIHRVGNASQWREKTLEIMDQVGLPRHLFKSLPGQLSGGQRQRVAIARALIMRPSLVICDEPTSALDVSVQAQILNLLMDLKESFGLTYLLVSHNLAVVQHLASRVAVMYLGRIVEEAPTELLFQHPAHPYTRALISSILTPEPSLGLPEIPESWAFPDPLEPPGGCAFHPRCPKAQRICSSQPPPQIREGPHVLECHFPDLS, encoded by the coding sequence ATGCCTGTTGAATCCAACCAAATAGAACTGCAGCCTTCCATGCCCATATTGGCGGCAAAGGAGGTTTATCGAACCTTCGCCGTGAGGGTCAGTCCCTTTCGCAGGAAGCTTCTTCTTAGGGCTGTCCAGGGGGTAAGTCTTAAGATAATGCCTGGCGAAGTGCTTGGACTAGTGGGTGAGTCAGGGTGTGGAAAAACCACCCTGGTTCAGATGCTGCTTGGCCTCTTGCCGCCCAGCAAAGGGCAGATACTGGTCCTGGGCAAGCCCATGGCCAGTCTTTCCCGCCGGAGTGTGTCCAGAGTGGTTCAGCCCATTTTCCAAGATCCTTATTCATCTTTGAATCCCCGACACACTCTCGGCAGCATCATTTCCCTTCCTTTGCGCATACATCGGGTGGGAAACGCTTCCCAATGGCGGGAAAAAACATTGGAAATCATGGATCAAGTGGGTCTGCCCAGGCATCTTTTCAAGAGTCTTCCAGGTCAGCTCTCGGGTGGACAGAGACAGCGGGTGGCCATAGCCAGGGCCTTGATCATGAGACCCTCTTTGGTAATCTGTGACGAGCCCACCTCAGCTCTGGACGTCTCTGTACAAGCTCAAATCTTGAACCTGCTTATGGATCTCAAGGAATCCTTTGGCTTGACCTATCTTTTGGTGAGTCACAACCTAGCCGTGGTACAGCACTTGGCCTCCCGGGTGGCGGTCATGTACCTGGGTCGCATAGTGGAGGAGGCTCCCACGGAGCTGTTGTTCCAGCATCCGGCACACCCATATACCAGAGCACTGATTTCTTCCATCTTGACCCCTGAGCCTTCCTTGGGGCTGCCCGAGATTCCCGAGAGTTGGGCCTTTCCCGACCCTCTGGAGCCTCCAGGGGGCTGCGCCTTTCATCCCAGATGCCCCAAAGCACAGAGGATCTGTAGCAGCCAGCCTCCTCCACAGATCAGGGAGGGGCCACATGTTTTGGAGTGCCATTTCCCAGATTTGAGCTGA
- a CDS encoding ABC transporter ATP-binding protein has protein sequence MNPVLEVEGLHVKIPWRRTMVHPVQDLSFSVESGETLCLVGESGCGKSLTALAIMGLLPKTAIRSVTSLKLEGEELSWASDRRMSEIRGNRMSMIFQEPMTCLNPCYTVGNQLMEVIRRHKGVSRLKARQRALELLEHVGITAGQHRLRQYPHQLSGGLRQRVMIAMALMCEPKLLIADEPTTALDVTIQAQILRLIKNLQQEFSLSVVLITHDLGVVARTSHRVVVMYAGQIVETGTTQEVFSNPLHPYTKALMDCIPVPGKTRPGQRLGAIPGLVPALLGDLNRCYFSNRCSLVHKECLEGSIGLMELSPGRTVRCLLNPTK, from the coding sequence ATGAACCCAGTGTTGGAAGTTGAGGGACTGCATGTGAAGATCCCCTGGCGCAGAACAATGGTGCACCCGGTTCAGGATCTGTCTTTCTCTGTGGAGTCCGGGGAGACTCTGTGCCTGGTGGGAGAGTCGGGATGTGGGAAGTCTTTGACAGCACTGGCCATCATGGGTCTTTTACCCAAAACAGCCATCAGAAGTGTAACAAGCCTCAAGTTGGAGGGGGAAGAACTCTCTTGGGCCAGCGATCGAAGGATGTCGGAAATCAGAGGCAACAGAATGAGCATGATCTTCCAGGAACCCATGACCTGCCTTAATCCATGTTACACGGTGGGTAACCAGCTCATGGAAGTGATTAGACGCCACAAGGGAGTCTCCAGGCTGAAGGCAAGACAAAGGGCTCTGGAATTGCTGGAGCATGTGGGAATCACGGCCGGCCAACACAGACTAAGACAGTATCCTCATCAGCTTTCAGGAGGGCTTCGCCAAAGAGTCATGATCGCCATGGCCCTAATGTGTGAACCCAAGCTGCTGATAGCCGACGAGCCCACCACAGCCTTGGATGTTACCATCCAGGCCCAAATACTGCGACTCATCAAGAACCTGCAGCAGGAGTTTAGCCTCAGCGTTGTGTTGATAACTCATGATCTGGGTGTGGTGGCCCGAACTTCGCACAGGGTAGTGGTCATGTATGCTGGGCAGATTGTGGAGACGGGAACCACCCAGGAGGTCTTCTCCAACCCGTTGCATCCTTACACTAAGGCTCTGATGGATTGCATCCCGGTGCCGGGTAAGACAAGACCAGGGCAGCGTCTGGGAGCCATCCCAGGCTTGGTTCCTGCCCTTCTGGGAGACCTGAATCGTTGCTATTTCTCCAACAGGTGCAGCCTTGTGCATAAGGAGTGCCTGGAAGGATCCATTGGCTTGATGGAATTGAGCCCGGGCAGGACTGTGAGATGCCTGTTGAATCCAACCAAATAG
- a CDS encoding ABC transporter permease: MNKTGQAATISHSLENEIISEPFSTLRRILKHGGLVFGGCVLLAIIITALLAPWIAPYDPYVQDLGKRLVPPVWHSQGEWAHPLGTDGLGRDYLSRLLYGSRISLLIGISTVSISAVIGSLLGILAGYFGGRVDLVVSFLIMVRLAMPVILVALAVVALVGGSLQVVILVLGFLLWDRFAVVMRASTQLVRSADYVKAAQAAGASTHRILFTEILPNVLGQLVVVITLEMARAILLEAALSFLGLGVQPPLPSWGLMVSEGKEFMLFSPWVITIPGVALFLLVLAINLVGDGIRDVTAPETRI; encoded by the coding sequence ATGAACAAGACCGGCCAGGCAGCCACGATCTCCCATTCTTTGGAAAACGAAATCATATCAGAGCCTTTCTCCACATTACGAAGGATCTTGAAACATGGGGGCCTGGTCTTCGGTGGCTGTGTACTTTTGGCCATAATCATCACAGCCCTTCTGGCCCCTTGGATCGCTCCATACGATCCCTATGTCCAGGATCTGGGAAAGAGATTGGTGCCACCTGTTTGGCATTCCCAGGGCGAATGGGCACACCCCCTGGGCACAGATGGTCTTGGACGGGATTATCTCTCCAGGCTCCTTTACGGCTCGCGAATATCCTTGCTGATCGGCATATCTACTGTGTCCATTTCGGCTGTTATAGGATCCCTACTGGGAATCCTGGCAGGGTATTTCGGTGGCAGGGTGGATCTGGTAGTGAGCTTCCTCATCATGGTGCGCCTGGCCATGCCCGTCATCTTGGTTGCCCTGGCCGTGGTGGCTTTGGTGGGAGGATCCCTTCAGGTGGTCATCCTGGTCTTGGGATTCTTACTATGGGATCGCTTTGCAGTGGTGATGAGGGCATCCACACAGCTGGTCAGATCGGCCGACTATGTGAAGGCTGCCCAGGCTGCAGGAGCCTCCACCCATCGCATACTCTTCACAGAGATCCTGCCTAATGTGCTGGGGCAGCTGGTTGTGGTCATAACTCTGGAAATGGCCAGGGCCATTCTCCTGGAGGCTGCTCTGTCCTTCCTGGGTTTGGGAGTGCAACCTCCCTTGCCTTCCTGGGGGCTCATGGTGTCGGAGGGAAAGGAGTTCATGTTGTTCAGCCCATGGGTCATCACCATCCCCGGAGTTGCTCTCTTCTTATTGGTACTGGCCATTAATCTGGTGGGTGATGGCATCAGGGATGTGACTGCTCCGGAGACCCGTATATGA